The window CGGATGCTGATCTTCATTGGTCGGCTCTCTTCTTCTGGATCCTGCGAGATATGCAGTTGTGGGGGTCAGTGACGGGCGTACGGCGCCCAGCCGTCCGTGCCCTTGAGGTAGTTCGCGACCGTGTGTGTCTTCGCGTCGGCGTCGCTCATCTGCGGCCGGTCCGGGGTGACATCCGCGCCCGGCCCGTAGGTGCGGTACTCCGTGAACCGCGCGTCCTTCCACGAGAAGCCGCTCATGTCGGTCCACGGGGAGGCCTTGATCGCGGCCGGCAGCTCGGTGTTCCGGATGAGCACCTGGGCGATGGCGTCAGGTTCACCGCCGGGGTGCCAGGGCCGGCCGAGGTGGAAGGACCCGTCCGGGGCGTCGCTGACCACCTTGGAGTCGGTGATCAGGAAGCCGTAGGGTTTGCCCTTCCAGGTCGAGGCGGCGGTGATGTAGCCGTTGTTGGTGGCCGAGCCGCGGCTCAGCGCGCGGATCACGGACCGCTCGATGACCGTGGTGGCCCGCCCGTAGATGAAGTCGACGTCGCCCTCGATGTAGGAGTCGCGGACGTAGACCCGGCTGACGGTGGTCAGCTTGGGGCTGTCGGTCATCAACGTGTCCTGGTTGCCCAGGAAGGCGGTGTCCTCGAAGACGATCCGGTCACCGGTCGTCTTCATGGCGAGGGCCTGCTCGCCGTTCAGCTCGTGCGCGGCCTCGTCGAAGTCGTTGCTGAAGGTGAGGTTGCGGGCGGTGACGTCGTTGGCGGCGATCCGCACCGTGGCACTGCCCGTCGAACCGCCGTACGCGGCGGGGGTGTCGTAGACGATGACGGTGTCGGACCGGTCCTGTCCAGTCCCCTGCAGCGTCAAGTGAGGCTTGCTCGCGGGGATGAACACCTTCTCGCGGTACGTCCCCGGCGCGACGGCGATGGTCACGGGCACGGTGTTGCCCTCGGGCACGGCGTCCACGGCGGCCTGCACGGTCGGGTAGTCGGACGGCACCCGCAGCACCACGCCGATCCGCTCCTGCGGCCCCGAGAACCGCTTCACCAGCGCGGGCACGGCGGCGGCCGGATCGAGCCGGTAGTCGTAGAACTCCCGGGGGTCGAAGGCGGCACCCCACTCCTCATGGCGCCCGGTGGTGTTCTTCAGGATCGACCCGCGCTGCACCAACTCGGCCGTGGTGTCGGCCTGGTAGGGATGCTGGACGTCCTGGTAGTAGCTGTTCTCGATGACCATCTTCGTCTTGCCACGCGACCAGTTCCCGTAGGTCCACACGGGGTCGCCCGGATCCGCTTGCGCGGTCAGGTAGTTGTTGTACAGATGCGCGTAAGCGGCGTTGTCCACGGACGGGTTGCGCTGCTTGGTGTTGTTGAACCAGTTGTGGTCGATGGTGATCTGCGTCTTGACGTTGGTGGTCCAACCGAGCCCGAACGTCTTGTTGTTGTTCTCGAACCGGTTGTAGGAGACGGTCACGTACTCGCTGTCCTTGCGGACGTCGAGCTGCCCGTCGCAGATGTTCGAGAAGCGGTTGTGGTCGACCCAGACGTGGTGGACGGTGTCCATCTGGATACCGTCGAAGTCGGTGTCCTTGCAGTCCCAGTTGCCCGCGATCGCCGAGTCGCGGATCGTCATGTTGCGGATGATCACGTTGTGGGTGCCGGGGCTGAGATGGAACTCGCCCTGCACCAGCTCACCGCTGTCCCCCACCCCGACGATGGTCTTGTCGGAGGCGACCTCGATGCTCGCGCCGAACGGCTCGGCGGTGACCGTGCCCTGGACGCGGATGATGTACGGCTCGGCCGCCGCCGCGTACTTGGCCAGCGAGGCATGATCGGTGACCGTGACGACCTTGCCGCCGGCCCCGCCGGTGGTGCCCCCATCGAGGGAGGCGAAACCGTGCGGGCGGTCATTGAAGCGGTCGACCGGACCGGGGGCGGCGTCGGCCTCCCCGACGGCCCCGAGACCGAGGGCGACGATCAGTCCCACGACGGCGGCCATGGTTCTGCCCGCACCCGGCAAGCGCTTGCCATGGAGTTGCGTCATTGCGGCTCCCAACAGGCGTACGGAGAAGGAGAGTTACGAAGGAGTGATCGTGAAGTGCGTGAAGGTTGCCGCGCCGGCGTGTCCCTGACCGGTGGGCGCGAGGGCGAACAGGCCGAGCAGGGCGCCGACCCAGCGCCAGGGGGTGGCGGCGAAGACGGGTCCTGACGACGTCCAGCCGTCTCCGACGTCGTAGAAGAAGCGACAGCGGGCGCCTGAACCGATCTCTATCCGCAGCCGGACGCGGTCCTCGGGGGCCGGGCGCGGGTGGCCGGCGTCGCGTTCCCGTTCGGCGACGGCCTCGGCGAAGCGGTGGACGAGGTGAACCGTGCCGTCGGTGCCGCGCTGGAGTCCGATCCAGCTGAAGGCGTCCCCGAGCACCGCGAGTCCGGCCCGCGCCCCCGGCTCCGCGCTGTCCAGGCGCAGTTCGACCTCGACGGCGGACGGCGTTCCGGGCAGCCGCTGGGTGAGGACGTTCGGCAGTTTGCGCAGGTCGTGTGTGTCGGCCGAGCGGACGCAGGTGAGCCGGAGCCCATCGGCGGAGTGCTGGGTGGACCAGCCCTCGCGCGGATTCGCCGTCCACTGCCACTGCCGGCCGTGCCGGCCGCCGGGGAAGTCGTCGTCGGTGGCGGGCGCGGCGGCCGACTGCGGCGGCAGGGCGGGCTTGCGGTGTACGGCGACGGGGGCGCCGTCGGCGCCGAGCACCGGCCAGCCGTCGGTGCCCCAGCGCATGGGCTGGAGGTGCACGACCCGGCCGTAGGCACCGCGCTGCTGGAAGTGGACGAACCAGTCCTCGCCGGACGGGGTGCGCACCCAGCCGCCCTGGTGGGGGCCGTTGACGTCGGTGTCCTTC of the Streptomyces sp. NBC_00287 genome contains:
- a CDS encoding pectinesterase family protein; the encoded protein is MTQLHGKRLPGAGRTMAAVVGLIVALGLGAVGEADAAPGPVDRFNDRPHGFASLDGGTTGGAGGKVVTVTDHASLAKYAAAAEPYIIRVQGTVTAEPFGASIEVASDKTIVGVGDSGELVQGEFHLSPGTHNVIIRNMTIRDSAIAGNWDCKDTDFDGIQMDTVHHVWVDHNRFSNICDGQLDVRKDSEYVTVSYNRFENNNKTFGLGWTTNVKTQITIDHNWFNNTKQRNPSVDNAAYAHLYNNYLTAQADPGDPVWTYGNWSRGKTKMVIENSYYQDVQHPYQADTTAELVQRGSILKNTTGRHEEWGAAFDPREFYDYRLDPAAAVPALVKRFSGPQERIGVVLRVPSDYPTVQAAVDAVPEGNTVPVTIAVAPGTYREKVFIPASKPHLTLQGTGQDRSDTVIVYDTPAAYGGSTGSATVRIAANDVTARNLTFSNDFDEAAHELNGEQALAMKTTGDRIVFEDTAFLGNQDTLMTDSPKLTTVSRVYVRDSYIEGDVDFIYGRATTVIERSVIRALSRGSATNNGYITAASTWKGKPYGFLITDSKVVSDAPDGSFHLGRPWHPGGEPDAIAQVLIRNTELPAAIKASPWTDMSGFSWKDARFTEYRTYGPGADVTPDRPQMSDADAKTHTVANYLKGTDGWAPYARH
- a CDS encoding glycoside hydrolase family 43 protein, encoding MTTYTNPILNADWSDPDVLRVGDDFYLTASSFGRAPGLPLLHSRDLVNWTLVGHALERLEPAAEFRTPRHDCGVWAPSLRHHNDRFWIFWGDPDQGIYQINAPEIRGPWTRPHLLKAGKGLIDPCPLWDEETGEAYLVHAWAKSRSGIKNRLTGHRMHPDGTELLDEGKVIIDGDRIPGWFTLEGPKLYRHDGWFWILAPAGGVETGWQGAFRARGFFGPYEEKVVLEQKDTDVNGPHQGGWVRTPSGEDWFVHFQQRGAYGRVVHLQPMRWGTDGWPVLGADGAPVAVHRKPALPPQSAAAPATDDDFPGGRHGRQWQWTANPREGWSTQHSADGLRLTCVRSADTHDLRKLPNVLTQRLPGTPSAVEVELRLDSAEPGARAGLAVLGDAFSWIGLQRGTDGTVHLVHRFAEAVAERERDAGHPRPAPEDRVRLRIEIGSGARCRFFYDVGDGWTSSGPVFAATPWRWVGALLGLFALAPTGQGHAGAATFTHFTITPS